The Elgaria multicarinata webbii isolate HBS135686 ecotype San Diego chromosome 11, rElgMul1.1.pri, whole genome shotgun sequence genome segment GCAAGGCAAGGACATGCAagatgatgtcaagacagcccctaatAGGCCTTGCTCTGGAGTCGCAGCAGAAGCGTGGCTGGGCGGCTGGCAACCCGATTGGTTgctgtctgcctgggcagagcATGGGCTGTGACTGGAGCCAGAAATCCTGTGCTTTCCCTGCGGCATCAAGATTAGCCtctgccaccccgcagcagcgaaaGCACGGGGTTTGGCGTCATCGCGGCGGCAACCCAATGTAAAGACAACCCCGTGGGCTGGGAACAGTGGTTgagtgcgtgcgtgtgtgtgtgggtgtgtgtaaaTGTTTGGTCAGGGTTGAGAGGAACTGGTGGAGCTGATAGACCCCCTTCCTCATCCTCAGCTTGCGACTGCAACCTCCACTCCCACCGCTGCCGGTTCAGCATGGAGCTCTTCGAACTCTCGGGGCGCCGAAGCGGGGGGGTCTGCTTGAACTGTCGCCACCACACAGCTGGGCGCCACTGCCAGTACTGCCTGCCAGGCTTTAAGCGCGACCTCAGCCGCCCCATGACGAGCAGCAAGGCCTGCAAAGGTAAGGTAGGCCAACATGGCGTTGCTATGGGCAATGCACCGGTGGAACCCTTACCACGGCTATTTGTTTTCCTCGGCTCTAGAACGATGGCGACAATTGCACGTGGCATAGCGAGGTGGTTTCTGCCTCCCCGCAGGTTCAGCACTAACACTGTCCAATAGGGCATGAGGGAAATAAAAGAGGAGAAATAAAAGGCACAGCCatccaacaaatttaaaactggTTTATTTGTCATCctcccgtggaggctggtggctccgttttCAGCAGGGATGTGactccattccgggtttcagtcagaactctaagggaactatccaaggtggtgAACTCTAGCCctaaactaggttcagcaccttggatagcttcctttagagttctggctgtttctgactgaaacccggaatggagtCACACACACTctctacaaaaagaaaaaaaaatggaggcaCCATCACCCTCTCTCCAACCCAACCTGAATTCTGGAAATTTGTATTAAAGCAATGTGGGTTTTATTTTGGAGATCTCCTGGTCCACCAAAATTCTCACAGTATTGTATAGGTGTGGGGGAAGTGAAGAGAGTTTCATTGATCTGATGTCTTCTAAAAACATGTTgagagctttaaaagggggttggatacattcctcaAGGAGAAggcatccatggctactagttctgatggctatgtgctacctccaatgtcagaagcagtaagcctaaatacaccagttgctgggaaacatgggtggaagggtgctgttgcattgcgtcctgctttattggtccctgggtgacagctggttggccactgtgtgaacaaagtgctagactagatggacccttggcctgatccagcagggcttttcttatgttcttacgttacGTTCAAAGGAAATTAGAGACGTTTGAGTAATAAGCTAATGTAAAATTTCAGAAGTCTGGATCCTCTCCTATTTTTAATTCCTGTTTCTTGTCAAGATCTTCTGGCCCCGACCTCCAATTATCTCAAGTCTAGTGAGACAGCACTCTTTCCACTCTCCCTGAGGGAACAAGCCCtcaaggtgcaatcctttgcaggacttttttctgcctaaagatGTATCGATTGTGCCCTTCACCTAGCTTCCAAGATGAcgtaactgtcatggcttcttcCACTCTGGAaccttgggaaatgtagtttttgtGAGAAAATTATTCGTGTAGCTTCCTTGTTGGAGTGCCTTGGGTGGGGAAAGCCATGAAATTTACACTGGTTCCATAGACGTGCTTGTGTCCTTTTAATTTCGGCGTCTAGGCCAAGGGCGGGCAACTAGTGACCTcccggatgttttggcctacaactcccatcagtcctagccagcacaaAGGCTGACAAGATTTGCAGGTGAAAATATTGGTAGggtcataagttgcccacccctggtctagggcTTGCAATATATACCCTTTGCATCCACTCTTCAGTGCAGGGGTGTCTTAGCAGGTCCCCTCACGAAGCACAACAGCGGGAACACTTGCGGGGCCGTAAAAATGGCACGTTCTGGGAAGTCCACGTTCCAGCAGGGCGGAAGGGGGGAACCTGTTCTGGTGAGGTTCACGGCAGCCTAACCCAAGAACTGTGACTGTCTCCTCTGCAGCTTGCCAGTGTCATCCCATTGGAGCGGCCGGTGCCATTTGCAACCACACTTCGGGCCAGTGCCAGTGCAAGAACGGAGTCACCGGGCTGACCTGCAACCGCTGCGCGCAGGGGTTCCAGCAAAGCCGCAGCGCCCACGCGCCCTGCATCCGTGAGCTTTGCCGCTTCCTCGAACCCTGCTCAGCATCCATTTTTTCATTAGGGTTCCACCTGCATGGCCATACCAAACATCCAAGCAtggtttaatgtatttatttattttatttatttatttattacatttttataccgcccaatagccgaagctctctgggcggttcacaaaaattaaaaccacaataaaacacccaacaggttaaaacacaattacgaaatacagtataaaaagcgcaaccaggataaaaccacacagcaaagttgatataagattaaaatacagagttaaaacagtaaaatttaaatttaagttaaaattaagtgttaaaatactgagtgaataaaaaggtcttcagctggcgacgaaagcagtacagtgtaggcgccaggcggacctctctggggagctcgttccacaaccggggtgccacagcggagaaagccctcctcctagtagccacctgcctcacttcctttggcaggggctcacggaaaagggcccctgtagatgatcttaaggtccgggtaggtacatatgggaggaggcgttccttcaaataacctggccccaaaccgtttagggctttaaatgtcaataccagcactttgaattgggcccggacctggactggcagccagtgaagctggaaaatgtATGTGTGTCAGACCTCAGTTAAAGCCAGAGATGCTTTACCTAGATATGGCCTCACCTGGCCATGAGAACGTAAGAATAGCCCAGATCCTTTTAAGAAACCCATAAGCAAGGTATGAAGGCAATAGCCCCTGCCACATTGTTTGCCCCAAGAAAGCCAGCATAGTGCAGTAGTAGTATTAGCACGTCAGGCTAGGAtcagggagatctgggtttgaatctctgtgGAGGCACGAACCTTGGGCCGATCATTATCTCTCAGCCAAATCTAACTCACAGACTTGCtgtcaggataaaatgaagaTGGGAAGTCATTTACACTACCCTgaacttcttggaggaagggcaggatatcagtgcgataataaaataaaaatatttgtattcACAGATATAGTGCCTCTGAAGATGGAGGCTCCCTATGGCCATTGTAGCTAGTAACCCTTGCTGGTCTTATgactaatcctcttttaaaggcatatttccttctatttctgatgttcaggcagaTCTTTAGCTCGGCCTCCCAAGTCATTGCTAAAACAGGAAATGATGTCATAGCTCTGGATGCATATGTTTTCAAGCAAACGCTTGATCTCTCTGTAGGGGCTGGAAGGTGTATCAGGAAATAGCTTCATAGAGCATAGATATTGATGTGAAGCACGCAGGACAGCCTCACCGTGGACTTCTGCTAAAACCATTTGGAACCTCAACTTGGGTGGGAGGCTTCATTAGAAAAATTTCTGGAAGATGAGATAAGTCTCATGACTAATATTAacaatgttcttttcttttagcaGAATCACTGGTGCAAAAACAAGTGCATGCAAATAGATTTAATATGGATCTATTTACTCAGACTTTGGAATGTATCTCTTTGcgaagaattctctctctctctctctggcctcatctacaccaagcaggatattgcgctatgaaagcagtataaaagtggtatataaaaggcaggagccacactactgctttatagtggtattgaagtgcacagacaactgtaggggcccattgatacatactgctttcatagtgctatatcctgtttggtgtgactcctgccttttatatactgctttcataccactttcatagtgcaatatcctgcttggtgtaaatgccccccccccctctctataTAGCAAACGGCTTACTCCAAATCTTCCATCTCTTAGGAATCCAGGAAGTGATGACAACTACAGCTGCCCCACCACAGGAATGGAACACaggtgagaagaaagaggaaaggagggtcaaatcccccccttttttgaatgaaagaaagaaggtTGATTTTAGAAAGAAGTGCTGAAACTCCAACCTTCCCTAAAGCCACACTATTGAACCTGGGAGCCCTCTCCCCCTTGGGTACTAAATTTTAGAGGCAAGCTCTAGTTACTCAGTGGCgtggggaaaggcactctgcacaaattcagaaacactGTAGCATTACTAGGGATGTTCTAAAGCTTTGAAAACAGGCCCTGTCTTAAATTAGGCTCTGCAGGTACAgatgggagaaacagcaaggatTAAATTGATCAAGGCTCTCCAGGTTCCATCTTGAAGCATGTTCCACCTCATTCCTGTTCCTGAAACCgagatatgttgttgttgtgtacatttagatgcacatttttaaaggaatGCATCCAAATGCATACTCCCTCCCCACCATGgactgaagtgtgaaaatgcattttttttctaaaatgggcattttaaaagtgcacactCTTCTAGTGAATAGAgcggccatatggaaaggaggacagggctcctgtatctttaacagttctattaaaaagggaatttcagcaagtgtcctttgtatgcatgcagcacctggtgaaattcactcttcatcacaacagctaaagctgcaggagccctgcccacttttgtatctggagaTTCCCTTACAATGAGGTAGGGGGAGGTGAGAGTGTGAGCAGGCAGAAGCAGCGGCAGCCCTGTTTCACCAGACCTATGAAGTTAAGATCATGGCACCTctatttttactatatctatggctgaaTACTACgacagccataaagggccattcctctttatggccactgtagtttgtggccatagatatagGAAAAATTGAGAGCTGCCATGACTACAACTTCAtaggccctttgggtggggagggcagaaaaaaaaacccttttttccttcaaatttcacaatcccccccccccccagtggatTTGTTagcaaaaatcctgacaaatcctggtttttcctgtcatttggTCACTCACGGCTTATTGGCTGCGCGGTGGCGCTGCGCTGGTCCTACAATGCAGCTGCCAAGcccagccactgcagggcaaatcACCGAAgtgcactgtaaaaaaaaagtcagggacttactcttttctttttggagcaaGGTCGCCACAGCCCTTCCGCCGTGTGACCTCACTCCAACATCAAGCCGGGGGCGGTCCAGGGCTGATGGCGACTACTGATTAGTCGCTGGAAGCTGGGAAGAGGGCAGAGTCAGTAGCTAAGGAgtggaatttcaaccttttagaatgttgGCAGGGGGCGGGGGACTGCTCAAAAGCTGGGACACTACCAGACGATTGGTGGTTGGGCAAAAGGAGATTCCGAATTGGAATCCTAGCAGCCTGAGATCCGACAGCCCTGGTGTATAccatactgagctggatggaccaatgggccTGGTAAAAAgcatcttcttatgttcctaggaTGTATTTACTAGGGAAAGGTTATCCTTACCAATGTTCCTGGAAGTCTAATTTCCTGGGACGAAGGACTGTTGATTTGAGAGGTCAAGGGGGATGATTTTACCCCAGCCTAACCCTGTCCATTCACCAGGTACTGAATGCCAGACCCACTGTAAGCCACCACGAGGACGTGTCCAAATGAACCTGAGGAACTACTGCAAGAAGGATTACGGTAACACAGACTTGCATCCCAAACAGACAGCTCCCCCTGAAATGCCGCCTCGGCTCCCTGCCCCCAACCTCACTGTGAGAAGTTGTTCTGCTGAAAGAGCAATGGGGATGCTAAACTAGGAAGTGATGTCATGGTCTCCTCCCAAAACATAAACCAGCCAGGAAGCTCCAGTGACATAAGCAATCCTAACTTCAAGAAATACCATAGCTTTAAAATGGCAAGCACTGGAAAAAAACCACCTTTAAGGATAAATACGAGGCAAAATGTGAAGACTTGGAGCTTTTCTacctgaggcttttattgtgcgctcctGATTATTTACTCACAGTAGCTtgcgggtcttttacatgacgtcatcatcctccagggcctcacccatgctttgcttttattattattgcggGTTTTTTTCTTAATGAAAGTTTGGTATTTTTCTCAGTGGCTTTATGGAAGCCTTGcataattgtgcaattccactatactacatcgccacctagtggttgtgtaatggaatgtctagaaaggcagagaaagaaaagccctggggggggggggaagcatgtaaaggagcagatcttaatcccacaaagaatctggaagcagaagccttgataAAGGTGCCGGTTAAAaccttcatgtagaaaagcccttattCATTCAGGAAGTGATGTCATTGTCTCCCCACTCCCCTATACATACATCATAGCTGGAAGGCCAAGTTTTCTGGGAAGTAGTGATTTTGCATGTCTACCAGTGAcatcattgttttaaaaatgggaacaGTAGACAGTCCTACTTATAGGGAGGGAATAACAGAATCACCTGAAAGGAAGGGATATCATAGCTTGAGACTTATAACACTTAAGTTCACTTCTTGATcgttatttctctctttttctgtaaCCTGCACGTGGATTGGCAGTTCTCCGTGCACAACTGTTGGCCATGCAGAAGTCCGGCACGTGGTGGCAATTTACTGCCTCAGTCCTCACCGTCTACCGCCAGCGTCACGTGCCCATTCGGCGGGGCGAGCAGCCGCTCTGGGTGCCCGAGCAGGACTTGACCTGCCGATGCCTCCACCTCCAAGTGGGCAAATCTTACCTGGTTATCGGCAACGATGAAGAGTCACCTGACCCTGCCCGGTTAATTCTCGACAAAAACAGCCTGGCCCTGCCCTGGAGGGATGCTTGGGCGCATAAACTGCGCAGTTTCCAGCAGCAAAGCAAACGCGGAAAATGTCGGGGCGTTTGAGCCACAGCGCGGCAAGTGGCGGCGGGGAACCAGGGTGAAGAAACAGAGCTAGGGAAGGAACCAGAGGCGTAACCATCTGTTTAGGTTTTGAGAAAGTGCCAGTTTTGCTAGCCCAAACGAATGATTCAGAGCACAAGGAAAACACTTATTGGGCGCAAAACAAGAGGCCCAAACTGGAATGGATGGCTACCTGGATTTTTACATGTTAGTTTCGAGTACACATGGCCCTCCTTACCTCCTTCCTCCTGTGTGGCGAGCGTACCATCATTCCCCTTTTAGAGACTGGTGAGCTCTGGCTGAGTGAGGAGCTTGCCTCAGGCTGTGCCAGTGGAAAATATTTGGGCACAAGAAGGCTGTAAAATCTGCCAGTGGGTGATGGAACAAGGACTGGGTTAAACAGGTTTCAATGAAACAACAGGCACTTGTGGATAAGGAGAGGGCGATAGATCCAAAGAAAAGGCGATCTatggctagtagtcatgatggctatatgttacttcCAGGATCAAAGGCAGAATGTCCCCGgttgccagctgctggggaacacaagcaggaggtgcTCTTGAGCTcttctcctgcttctgggctttccATGGGAATCTGGTTTGCTACCGTGTGAACAGGGTGGTGGACTAAATAGGCCTTGGCTCTGATCCAGCAATGCTCCTTTTTTGATCTTATACTATCCACCTGTTTTGTCAATGGAAAGGGTGgattctaccacaagatgtggtgaaggccaccaatttggatggctttaaaaggggggctggataaattcctggaagagaaggctatcaatggctactagccctgatggatagGTGCTGCctccggtatccgaggcagtatgcctgtgtgcatgagttgctggggagcatgggtgggagggtgctgttgcactgtgtcctgctttgttggtccctggccgatggctggttggccactgtgtgagcagagtgccggactagatggacccttggcctgatgatccagcatggcactttttaggttcttatgttcctttACCAATTTCCCACTGCCACAAGAGACGGTGAGGCAAAATTGCCTTTCTTAGAACCCCAAAGATCTGGCAAGTCTCCAGATGACCCATGACGTTGGACCTAGAATGTACTTGTTGAAATATGCAGAACAACgtgaaatatattttcaaaatcatTGCGTCCTTCCTGAGAAATGTGTTACACgtgggggagaaaagaagaacTAATGATTAGGCTTTGAGCAGTATAAGCCTGAATTGCATTGGCAGTGAAGCATCAGAGATGAGGGTCATTTTGGATGGCACTGCTCCAATATTAGTTGCCTCTCTAACCTAAGGGTAGGCAAATTGTGGCCTTCctgttgttttggcctacaactcccatgatccctcaaagttggctatgctggctagctagggctgatggaggccaTTTTTTTAACTGATTTGGGGCTGGTTAGGCCATGAGCCCTGATCACAGAAAGGGGCAGTTGGGCCTAAAATTAGGGCCTAGTGTACTTTCCCCTGAGTCACTcaggttgcagtcctatacaaACGTACCTCGGAGTAAGTTccaactgaagtcaatgggacttactttcgaACAGACAGACATTCATTGTTAAGGCAGGTATAAAGTGCAAACACAAACTGGTTTAACCATCATAGCTTCCTCCCACACATAAAAGAGCTTGTGATTTGTGGCTGAGAAGGAAAAGTTTCAGCTTccagagttccttggaggaagccaTGAGAGTTAAACCAGTTTAAAACAATTTGTCATTACTGTAGTATTGACAGGCCCACAATTTTATCATTCCCTATTGCCCTTGGTATGTCTAAAGCAACAGTACCATCTGGTGGGCAGTCAGGagagctgttttatttattagtttgAGGAGACAAGATTTTATAAACAGTTGTgactacaattttttttttacatccacAATAAGAAAGACAAAAcggataaaaaaaattaatgtattGTAGAAAAGACAGACACAGAATTATATACGGCGGTGACAGAACAAAATAGAACTCTTCTGTTATTCCATGGCAAAACTCCCCGCATGAAGAAAACTAGGATCTAAAGGAGAAGACTAGGCCAAATCTTCTTTCTTGTTATGCTTTTCCCCCGGCAGGCTTGTTTTCTATATGCAGAAAGGCATTTTTTGGGCGGGGGAACATTCATACATGGTACATCACCACTAACCATCACCACCTGATATGATACACTCCAAGAAAACATTTGCCCCTTCATTCTGCTGATGGCATTTGCTGGCCCTCTGGTTGCTATCTGAGTGAATTAAGAGAGCTCTTACTTGGGAATTGCTCAAAGCCAAAAGCCAAAACTGCACAGATAGCTGAGATTCTTGCATTGTTGTAAGAAGGGTGTGGGGCCTATTAGGTGAAGAAAATAGGCTATTTCTCAAAGCAAAGATTGCTGAATGAGTtaggaaagaggaaatgcagcgTTATCATTTCCCTCTCCAAATTCCTGGTGGATTTCGCTTTGGAGTTCATCCCAGGGAAATTTGATCCCCACATCTTTCATCTTTTCCTGGTACAGCTGACGGAATGCATCACTTTGCTCCAAGGTGAAATGATTTTTCCAATCCCCAGAAATCCCtgcaaagtggggagggggtggcatatgagagggagagaaagagacgcTGGGCTTTACAGCATTGCTGGACTGCAAATACTCCCCAAAGCACCCTTCCTTGGCTTTAATTTTACCTTTCCTGAGGAAGGGGCTGATCTTGTGGTTCATAATGTCTTCAGAAATGAGGCTGTAATTCACCATCTTGTTGCCCTTCATCATCTCAAAGGAGGCGTTTTCCACCACAGAGTTGACAGCAGATGCGTCTAaatccttctccaggaattggcAGATATGAAGAACGCTTCCCCGTAGGTCCTGGGAAGATGAGTTTAACATGAGTCAGATCTGGACTGCTGGGGCCTGATACTCGGGTAAAATGGCCTGTGGATCTAGGCTGGGGCAACAGCAAAGAATGATAAAAGGAATTTGGTTttgggtttatttttgtttttaaaaaagccattcaCCTTCAGCAATTCATCATAGGTCAGAAGGAGAAAGTTTGTCTGGTCCTTGTAGGTCAACCAAGCCTTGACATGATCAAACCAGGAGCCAAAAAGAACTAGAATGAACAGATACAAAGAAGGATCATGCAAGGATTTAAGATTATGTTAAAGCTGCAATCTTACCAGGGCCAGTGTCAGCACAGCCAGgtacctgccgagggcccacagcTCAACAGGCCCACGGACAAGAATCCCCTGGACTTTCTCCTCTTtaccgttgcaacctgcttgttcaccttctcattctggcccagagcgtcatcacaccggaaatcgcgtttgcttaccgtcacttctctgcctgtgcgtttgtcccgcattacttcctcttttgaaagaggaagtaaacaacatgcacatggcccattcagtgggccgttttgattagggtggccatatggaaacgaagatagggctcctgtatctcatttgtaggcatgcagcaccgggtgaaatcccctcttcatcacaaccgttaaagctgcaggagccctgccctctgttgtatctggtcactagtatagcgaTGACGATGAAAAGGGTGAGGAACAACAGCCGCCTAGTGGCAATGGTGTTGAGGGGGTGAGAGGGCAGGCgtactgagggagggggcacaaTGAGGGCATCTTACCCAAGGGCCTATAAAAACCTGAAGTTGTCACTGCCACACCCATCCCACACACACTTGACAGCATGCCCCATTGACCTCAATGAAACTTCCAAATATACATTGGGCTGGGCTGTAGCTGCTTATAAATTTGTACACTAGGAACTACAGTTTCAAGTGAAGGGGCGAAAGAGACAGACTGAAAGGTGCTAAAAGAGCCTATTTTTAATGACTAACAGCCAAAGCGGGATGTTAGAGCAGATTTAACACCGACAGAACAAATGCTTTAACACGACATGGGCTCATGCGAAGAACTGACACCGCGTTCGATCTGAGATCATAATTTAATTGGTTCCTGGTCAGGGAAACGTGGCCCACTGGAACTGAGAATGGATCGATCAGATTCACTAAACTAGCCATGCACTCGGGTGGAACTTGTTTCCGAAGAGGAAGAAGCGAGGAAGCATGGATAGGTGAAGGATTAAGAGCAGAGTGGGAGAAAAGGGCCAAACGGGACGCCACGTGGGATTAAAGGGAGGGGAAGGCCACAGCCGATGGGCAATGTCTGACATTGACCCCTCCTAcattgcttccagacaaggcttttaagGCGCCATTACCCTGCCTCATTCGTGGAATCTTATTTAGGGCTCCAGAAGAAATTTTCAACTCCCATCTTTTCCGCCTGCTTTTCCCATCTTTCATAATCCattatgagcttcatcccacgtacccgtttccctcgaattatccccatagtgtaaagctgttgttgttgttagctaaatcacaccccaggcggtggcgctcctaagatcctttgcacatcaggaaaatggtttaagggggggaaatgtaaaaaatgaagggatgacccaatccgattcaaatttggtatgctgaaagcactccttaatatctattactgtgccaactttgatgtctttatctttaaaacttacacagatgtaagcatttgtttaatttgaagtttaaaaatatcactggccgctcagagaacaacaaaagattcgctcttaaaggggtactaaaatacgacgcttcttttggctaagaagcacaattaaagcaggatgcttgggagtactacacagtaaaagcagattctgagctggaaaacttcggagtcctttgcacgcaactTGCAGTGATTGCATGGTATAATGCCGGTGTGATGAAGCTACATGAAAGAAAAGGCGGAAGAGCTGCCCAATGTCTTCCAGTTGAGAGGGCTAGGCGCCCTCCAACTGGAAGCTCCCCATTGAATGCTAGATGACACGGCCCTTTGCAGAGAACTCCTGAGCCCTCGTAACCGGCTTCCGCCCACCTACTTTTCCCAGCAGTAAACAACTCGAtgaattctccaaaattctccctgTATTCCAGAAATGAAGACATCTTGGCATAATAGTAGAGCGATACACAGACATCTCTGGGGTCACGGACCGTGTAAATGACCTGGAAGAGAAGGTTGCCAGGTGTTGGAATaactaaaccagctttccccaaccaggctggccgggggattctgggagttgtagtccaacacatctggaaagcatcaggttgagaaaggctgctctaacccagtggttcttCTCACCTTGCAAGGTGGGCCTTCCTAGGGAGGTACAAACAGTTCTTGG includes the following:
- the LOC134406149 gene encoding sulfotransferase 2A1-like — protein: MARPITHFIEYGGITLPGLVHNEASVRYAHQVFQVRDSDVFNLTYPKSGTTWMQEILTLIHNNGDPTQSQSVPSWERVPWIEQKTAAEFLENRPSPRLISSHLPLSLFPESFFTSQAKVIYTVRDPRDVCVSLYYYAKMSSFLEYRENFGEFIELFTAGKILFGSWFDHVKAWLTYKDQTNFLLLTYDELLKDLRGSVLHICQFLEKDLDASAVNSVVENASFEMMKGNKMVNYSLISEDIMNHKISPFLRKGISGDWKNHFTLEQSDAFRQLYQEKMKDVGIKFPWDELQSEIHQEFGEGNDNAAFPLS